Within the Equus przewalskii isolate Varuska chromosome 1, EquPr2, whole genome shotgun sequence genome, the region tgcgaacccgaccacttggccacggggacGGCCCCATGTAGTCTGcttttttatagatgaagtcCTAGAGTGTCCAGTCACTTGGCTCAGGTCTTAGAGTgaattgatttaatattttattttaggaaccaattgtttctttaaaaatccagcataaaaatttgctttaaaattgatGAAACCTCTTTAGGTGGCTTTTAGCACATACTTAAATAATTTTTGGGTTGATCATTAGCTCCATGAAGGGGCCTGTGTTTTTATTCatcttggtgtttttttttcacACTGCAGTGGGATGCATTACGTACAGTGCAAATAGTGCTCTGCTCATAGTAGGGCCTGGGTAAATATTTATAGGATTAGAAAGTAAGTTCATGAATTTCATAATACATGATCCATGTTGAATCTGAAATTGTGGTACATTCGTTACTATACTGGTAACTCTTCAATGCCTCTTCTGTTATAGGTGAAATTGGGCTATTTGCTGCAACTTCTTTTCCTGGTAGCCCAGCgagaaatttacattttgactttttattgcCATGGCTTTGGTTCACAAGTTGCTGAATGGCACTTGTATTCTCAGAAAATGCCCAAAGCCAAGTGTTGCCTCGTATCCATTTTTGGGTACTCGCTTTGCAGACTATTGTTCCAGTAGTCTTCAGAAACCAGCACCTGTTCCTGGCAAAGCTTCCTCTCAGAGGAAGACTGAAGGGGATTTGCAAGGACATCACCAAAGAGATGTTGCTTTGGATATAACCTGTCCTGAGGAGAAGCCTGAAGTTAGTTTTGATAAAGCAAttaaagatgaattaaagaaCCATTTTTGGCGTTTGAAGGATGATATTGTGAATCGCTGGATAGGCCCTGAAGGCCGCCCTCTGCATGAGGTCTTGCTGGAACAAGCGAGGGTTGTCTGGAAGTTCCGTGGAAAAGAAGATTTGGATAAGTGGATAGTGACTTCTGATAAGACAATTGGAGGCAGAAGTGAAGCGTT harbors:
- the NDUFAF1 gene encoding complex I intermediate-associated protein 30, mitochondrial isoform X2; the protein is MALVHKLLNGTCILRKCPKPSVASYPFLGTRFADYCSSSLQKPAPVPGKASSQRKTEGDLQGHHQRDVALDITCPEEKPEVSFDKAIKDELKNHFWRLKDDIVNRWIGPEGRPLHEVLLEQARVVWKFRGKEDLDKWIVTSDKTIGGRSEAFLKMGKNNQSALLYGTLSSDTPQDGESSRSGYCAMISRIPRIPFSKFFFSNQGRIRDAQYQLLLDKISSIGFTLADKVDGPFFLEIDFIGVFTDPAHTEEFAYENSPELNPRLFK